Proteins encoded by one window of Petrotoga mexicana DSM 14811:
- a CDS encoding Gfo/Idh/MocA family protein has product MKLCFVGSSGHYHYVVTPLRLYHNLNINVVGIAPGSNGENIDKLRKEIEDLGYKPKIYEDYKKMFDETNPDIAIINCFFGDLAKVSIEALNRKIHVFTEKPVATNFEDLDLLKEAYLKSQCSFTAMFGIRYKPWFLTAYNYLKKGVVGEIRLLNAQKSYKLGQREPFYKQRKTYGGTIPWVGSHGIDWIRWVTGVNFISVYAAHSKKYNNNYGDLETSALCQFELENEIFASLSIDYYRPNNAPTHDDDRLRVVGTKGIIEIMHNKVYLIDNEVPGIRELPLEEEKSIFLDFLSEIEKKGKCMVTAEDSFEVTRICLKALQSADEEKIIFL; this is encoded by the coding sequence ATGAAGTTATGCTTTGTAGGTTCAAGTGGCCATTATCATTATGTTGTAACACCCTTAAGACTTTATCATAATCTGAACATAAATGTTGTTGGAATTGCTCCTGGTTCCAATGGAGAAAACATAGACAAATTACGTAAAGAAATAGAAGACTTAGGATATAAACCAAAAATATATGAAGATTACAAGAAAATGTTCGATGAAACTAACCCAGATATAGCCATCATTAACTGCTTTTTTGGCGATTTAGCTAAAGTTTCAATTGAAGCTTTAAACAGAAAGATTCATGTTTTTACAGAAAAACCTGTAGCCACAAACTTTGAAGATCTTGATTTATTAAAGGAAGCTTACTTAAAAAGTCAATGTTCTTTCACAGCTATGTTCGGTATAAGGTACAAACCATGGTTTTTAACAGCTTATAATTATTTAAAAAAAGGTGTTGTAGGAGAAATAAGACTTCTCAATGCTCAAAAATCTTATAAACTTGGTCAAAGAGAGCCATTTTATAAACAAAGAAAAACTTATGGAGGCACTATTCCATGGGTTGGAAGTCACGGGATTGATTGGATCCGGTGGGTTACAGGAGTAAATTTTATTTCTGTATATGCAGCTCATTCGAAAAAATATAATAATAACTATGGGGATTTAGAGACAAGTGCATTATGCCAGTTTGAACTTGAAAATGAAATTTTTGCTTCATTATCAATAGATTACTACAGACCTAACAATGCTCCTACACATGATGACGATAGATTAAGAGTTGTTGGCACAAAAGGAATAATAGAAATAATGCATAATAAAGTATATTTAATCGATAATGAAGTGCCTGGGATTCGTGAACTACCGTTAGAAGAAGAAAAAAGCATATTTCTAGATTTTTTAAGCGAAATAGAGAAAAAAGGAAAGTGTATGGTCACCGCTGAAGATTCTTTTGAAGTGACAAGGATATGTTTAAAAGCCCTTCAATCTGCCGACGAAGAAAAAATTATATTTTTATGA
- a CDS encoding pectate lyase family protein, whose amino-acid sequence MKKVLLLVLLCLSVISFAGEVIIEGNTQLMQLGREVLAENDGWGAFGNGTTGGSSAIKDNIYLVKTKEELIQALGGNNKENRYNDIPKIIFIEGTIQVSEPYEKYKDPKFDFDKYLEEYSPENWGKKEVTGPLEEARARSQKNQAEDIIIYVGSNTTIIGVGDNAKIVGAALQVKGVNNVIIRNITFESPIDYFPAWDPTDGEFGEWNSEYDCLTIENSKNVWVDHCTFSDGEYLDIELPVYFGRLFQQHDGLLDIKNEADLITISYNIFYNHDKTMLIGSSDSRTQDRGHLRVTLHHNLFENVTQRLPRVRFGQVHVYNNYYKINPHSPYHFDYAWGVGVESQIHAQNNYFDIPWSVNVSNIIKRWKGNNIYEEGNVVLYPSSEPFYTNILKAHNDVNVDDTLVCSVNWEPVLVRRIDPTMSVPAIVMNEAGAGKL is encoded by the coding sequence ATGAAAAAAGTATTATTACTAGTTTTACTGTGTTTGTCAGTAATTTCTTTTGCAGGTGAAGTTATTATTGAAGGCAACACACAACTCATGCAACTAGGCAGAGAAGTGCTTGCTGAAAATGATGGTTGGGGAGCCTTTGGCAACGGAACAACTGGAGGTTCTAGTGCGATAAAAGATAACATTTATCTTGTAAAGACAAAAGAAGAATTAATACAAGCTCTAGGAGGAAATAATAAAGAAAATCGATACAACGATATCCCTAAGATAATCTTTATCGAAGGTACAATCCAAGTCAGCGAACCTTACGAAAAATATAAGGATCCCAAATTTGATTTTGACAAATATCTAGAAGAATATTCACCTGAAAATTGGGGGAAGAAGGAAGTTACTGGACCATTAGAAGAAGCCAGAGCAAGATCTCAAAAAAATCAAGCAGAAGATATTATAATTTACGTTGGTTCAAATACTACTATAATAGGTGTCGGGGACAATGCTAAAATAGTTGGAGCAGCTTTACAAGTTAAAGGAGTTAATAATGTAATTATTAGAAATATTACGTTTGAAAGCCCTATCGATTATTTTCCCGCATGGGACCCCACCGATGGTGAATTTGGAGAATGGAACTCAGAATATGATTGCTTAACAATAGAAAATTCTAAAAATGTGTGGGTGGATCATTGTACATTCAGTGATGGTGAATATTTAGACATTGAATTACCTGTATATTTTGGAAGACTATTTCAACAACATGATGGATTGTTAGACATAAAAAATGAAGCTGATTTAATAACAATTTCTTATAATATTTTCTATAACCACGATAAAACTATGCTTATTGGTTCTAGCGATAGCCGTACACAAGATAGAGGACATTTGAGAGTCACTCTTCATCATAATCTATTTGAAAACGTTACACAACGATTACCAAGGGTACGATTCGGCCAAGTTCATGTATACAACAATTACTACAAAATCAATCCTCATTCCCCGTACCATTTTGACTATGCTTGGGGAGTTGGAGTTGAATCCCAAATACATGCTCAAAATAATTACTTCGATATACCATGGAGTGTAAACGTGTCAAACATAATAAAAAGATGGAAAGGAAACAATATATATGAGGAGGGTAATGTGGTTTTGTATCCTTCCAGTGAACCATTTTATACAAATATCTTGAAAGCTCATAATGATGTTAATGTCGATGATACATTAGTCTGTTCAGTTAATTGGGAACCCGTATTAGTTAGGAGAATTGATCCAACAATGTCTGTTCCTGCAATCGTTATGAACGAAGCAGGAGCAGGAAAATTATAA